One part of the Fundidesulfovibrio putealis DSM 16056 genome encodes these proteins:
- a CDS encoding outer membrane homotrimeric porin has product MKRALPILLFLVLVSNVSSSLASEVKMVGDSRVHATSFTQRNFTGWNANATQTEDAFTIWQRFRLRTDFIANENLKFRFSMRVNNTAWGNGTYTVDNPAVAIQVWQAYLQFKWPGTDAEFIVGYQDWALPISSDAIFNTNPVFGGTRSAAAVFNVPVANGVKVVGGFSRFIDSNRDFDPTTTQVSDEIDGYFLTLPITLEGFSATPWAMIGVVGRDADFLTGIGLANSSVGQTLASNLLSAGTVVAPLGFRNNQNLYWWAGAALSLTALDPFKFYADVMYGQGNASDRGKNLRGGLFFDVAAEYTGFDFMTPQVAFWYSTGEDSSTTNGSERMPSVVGYWGPSTSFLFDSSQAYNRSVMGVNNVGNWGFSASLNKVSFIQDLTHRLTFTFVRGTNSPRALRTANRLTGMGVYVQMGRDLTTEEYLVAVNFDHQYNIYENLALIVETGWAHGDFQQSVWGRRLVQANNNGDPIKVAVGLRYQF; this is encoded by the coding sequence TTGAAGAGAGCCCTTCCCATTCTGCTGTTTCTTGTCCTGGTGTCGAATGTGTCCTCCTCCTTGGCCTCGGAGGTGAAGATGGTCGGCGACTCCCGCGTCCACGCCACCTCCTTCACCCAAAGAAACTTCACCGGCTGGAACGCCAACGCCACCCAGACCGAGGACGCGTTCACCATCTGGCAGCGCTTTCGCCTGCGCACGGATTTCATCGCCAACGAGAACCTGAAATTCCGATTCAGCATGCGCGTCAACAACACCGCCTGGGGCAACGGCACCTACACCGTGGACAACCCGGCGGTCGCCATCCAGGTCTGGCAGGCCTATCTTCAGTTCAAGTGGCCCGGAACGGACGCCGAATTCATCGTCGGCTACCAGGACTGGGCCTTGCCGATCTCCTCCGACGCCATCTTCAATACCAACCCCGTGTTCGGCGGCACACGCTCGGCAGCGGCAGTGTTCAACGTGCCGGTGGCAAACGGGGTCAAGGTCGTGGGCGGGTTCAGCCGGTTCATCGATTCCAACAGGGACTTCGACCCTACCACCACCCAGGTTTCCGACGAGATCGACGGCTATTTCCTGACGCTCCCCATCACCCTGGAAGGTTTTTCAGCCACGCCCTGGGCCATGATCGGCGTGGTCGGGCGCGACGCCGATTTCCTCACCGGTATAGGCCTTGCCAACAGCAGCGTGGGCCAGACCCTGGCCAGCAACCTCCTGTCAGCCGGAACCGTGGTGGCCCCCCTTGGCTTCCGCAACAACCAGAACCTCTACTGGTGGGCTGGCGCGGCCCTCTCCCTGACCGCGCTCGATCCGTTCAAGTTCTACGCGGACGTGATGTACGGGCAGGGCAACGCCTCGGACAGGGGCAAGAACCTGCGCGGCGGCCTGTTCTTCGACGTGGCCGCCGAGTACACGGGGTTTGATTTCATGACCCCCCAGGTGGCCTTCTGGTATTCAACCGGCGAGGACAGCTCCACCACCAACGGCTCGGAGCGGATGCCTTCCGTGGTGGGTTACTGGGGACCGTCCACGTCGTTTCTCTTCGACAGCAGCCAAGCCTACAACCGCAGCGTCATGGGCGTGAACAACGTGGGCAACTGGGGCTTTTCCGCCTCGCTGAACAAGGTCTCCTTCATCCAGGATCTCACCCACCGCCTGACTTTCACCTTTGTTCGCGGCACCAACTCTCCCCGCGCCCTGCGCACCGCGAACCGGCTCACCGGCATGGGGGTCTACGTCCAGATGGGCCGGGACCTGACCACCGAAGAATACCTTGTGGCCGTCAACTTCGACCATCAGTACAACATCTACGAGAATCTCGCGCTGATCGTGGAGACCGGGTGGGCGCATGGAGATTTTCAGCAATCGGTGTGGGGACGCCGCCTCGTCCAGGCGAACAACAACGGCGACCCCATCAAGGTGGCGGTGGGCTTGCGCTACCAGTTCTAG
- a CDS encoding DMT family transporter has translation MPTAQYAWIFLILAGLFEIGWPVGLKMAQTPGKVLPGVAFAVFCMAVSGALLWLAQKSIPMGTAYAVWTGIGAAGTFVLGLALYGDPASVMRIVGVLLIIGGVVTLKMAS, from the coding sequence ATGCCGACAGCGCAATACGCCTGGATTTTCCTGATTCTCGCCGGACTTTTCGAGATAGGCTGGCCCGTTGGGCTGAAGATGGCGCAGACGCCGGGAAAGGTGCTGCCGGGGGTCGCTTTTGCCGTGTTCTGCATGGCTGTGAGCGGGGCGCTTTTGTGGCTCGCGCAGAAGTCCATCCCCATGGGTACGGCCTATGCGGTCTGGACGGGCATCGGCGCTGCCGGAACGTTCGTCCTTGGGCTGGCGCTGTACGGCGACCCGGCGAGCGTCATGCGCATCGTCGGCGTGCTCTTGATCATCGGCGGGGTGGTCACGCTGAAGATGGCGTCCTGA
- a CDS encoding phosphotransacetylase family protein, whose product MAGIYIGSTSGYSGKNMVTMGLGLKFQKEGYQVGYYKPVGAMPKEVAGKLGDDDANFVQGVLGLEEDPAEVTPVVVTQDFKVKAFSGQCEDLMTKISAGYKKLSKGKDVTLVAGSGSMYSGKYCGVDGVNVVKTLDIPAIVIDRFQKELNYDYLVILKEALGDHLMGVVLNDITPNFLDEVESLIVPFLNRSGVKVLGVIPKDPLMGAIKVADLAEKLGGKVISAQHKAERIVESFLIGTMQVENFLTHFRKNKNAAVIVGGDRSDVQLVALEGDSPCLVLTGNLYPNDIILTRSEVLEIPIIVVRDDTFSVAKKMETILQRHKLRDIIKIKQGAQLVSSNIDFEYIKKALALK is encoded by the coding sequence ATGGCGGGCATCTACATAGGTTCCACATCGGGGTATTCCGGCAAGAACATGGTCACCATGGGCCTTGGGCTCAAGTTCCAGAAGGAAGGCTACCAGGTAGGCTATTACAAGCCCGTTGGAGCCATGCCCAAGGAAGTGGCCGGCAAACTCGGCGATGACGACGCGAACTTCGTCCAGGGCGTGCTCGGCCTGGAGGAGGACCCCGCAGAGGTCACGCCGGTGGTGGTCACCCAGGACTTCAAGGTCAAGGCCTTCTCCGGCCAATGCGAAGACCTCATGACCAAGATCTCGGCGGGCTACAAGAAGCTCTCCAAGGGCAAGGACGTGACGCTGGTGGCCGGTTCCGGCTCCATGTACTCCGGCAAGTACTGCGGCGTGGACGGCGTGAACGTGGTCAAGACCCTGGACATCCCGGCCATCGTCATCGACCGCTTCCAGAAAGAGCTCAACTACGACTATCTGGTGATCCTCAAGGAAGCCCTGGGCGACCACCTGATGGGCGTGGTGCTAAACGACATCACCCCCAACTTCCTGGACGAGGTGGAGTCGCTCATCGTGCCCTTCCTGAACCGAAGCGGCGTGAAGGTGCTGGGCGTCATCCCCAAGGACCCCCTCATGGGGGCCATCAAGGTGGCGGATCTGGCCGAAAAGCTGGGCGGCAAGGTGATCTCGGCCCAGCACAAGGCCGAGCGCATCGTGGAGAGCTTCCTCATCGGCACCATGCAGGTGGAGAACTTCCTCACCCACTTCCGCAAGAACAAGAACGCGGCGGTCATCGTGGGCGGCGACCGCTCCGACGTGCAGCTGGTGGCCCTGGAGGGCGACAGCCCCTGCCTGGTGCTCACCGGCAACCTGTATCCCAACGACATCATCCTCACCCGCTCCGAGGTGCTGGAGATCCCCATCATTGTGGTGCGCGACGACACCTTCTCCGTGGCCAAGAAGATGGAGACCATCCTGCAGCGCCACAAACTGCGCGACATCATAAAGATCAAGCAGGGCGCGCAGCTGGTGAGCTCCAACATCGACTTCGAGTACATCAAGAAGGCGCTGGCTCTGAAATAG